From Pandoraea norimbergensis, the proteins below share one genomic window:
- a CDS encoding LysR substrate-binding domain-containing protein: protein MDNLAEITAFVRAAETLSFVAAGQATGVSASAVGKQIARLEATLGVRLFQRSTRRVNLTEAGQMYYERCRRVLDELADARAMLSQVSQTPRGKLRIGLPVTAYRFVMPLLPAFAEKYPEIELDLDFDDRIVDLIKSGLDVVIRSGDLPDSTLMSRRAGPFRFVLCASPAYLAKHGTPQTPNDLETHTCIRFRFPTSGKLQPWAFVADVSREPKLHTGLTCNNMEALLSATTHGLGISYMPDFLARDALAAGELQVFLGDYLENPGQFWMLWPSSRHLSPKLRVFVDFMCDRML, encoded by the coding sequence ATGGACAATCTGGCGGAAATCACCGCGTTCGTGCGAGCGGCGGAAACGTTGAGTTTCGTGGCGGCGGGGCAGGCAACGGGGGTGTCGGCCTCGGCGGTCGGCAAGCAGATTGCGCGGCTGGAGGCGACACTCGGCGTGCGGCTTTTCCAGCGCAGCACGCGGCGCGTGAATCTCACCGAAGCCGGCCAGATGTATTACGAACGCTGCCGGCGCGTGCTCGACGAACTGGCCGATGCGCGCGCCATGCTCTCGCAGGTGTCGCAGACGCCACGCGGCAAGTTGCGCATCGGGTTGCCGGTGACGGCCTATCGATTCGTCATGCCGTTGTTGCCCGCATTCGCCGAAAAGTACCCGGAAATCGAGCTCGATCTGGATTTCGACGACCGCATTGTCGATCTGATCAAAAGCGGGCTGGACGTCGTGATTCGCAGCGGCGATCTACCGGACTCCACGCTCATGTCGCGCCGCGCGGGGCCGTTTCGCTTCGTGCTGTGCGCATCGCCCGCCTATCTTGCCAAGCACGGCACGCCGCAAACACCGAACGATCTCGAAACCCACACGTGCATCCGCTTTCGCTTTCCGACTTCCGGAAAGTTGCAGCCGTGGGCGTTCGTCGCCGATGTGTCGCGTGAGCCCAAACTGCACACGGGCCTCACGTGCAACAACATGGAGGCATTGCTGAGCGCGACCACGCACGGACTCGGCATCTCGTACATGCCCGACTTTCTCGCACGCGACGCGCTTGCGGCAGGCGAGCTTCAGGTTTTTCTCGGCGATTATCTGGAGAACCCCGGTCAGTTCTGGATGCTCTGGCCGTCGAGCCGTCATCTGTCGCCCAAGCTGCGCGTGTTTGTGGACTTCATGTGCGACCGGATGCTGTAG
- a CDS encoding LysR substrate-binding domain-containing protein, translating into MDFRHVDAFRALMLTRTTTKAAQVLGTSQSAVSRLVADLERLTRLTLFDRARGRLEPTAEALALFEEVERRYAGLENIREFALNLRNPDQAVIRVGSVVSFGLGYFARVMAGYRAVHPSVQLALVTGASDLIRDQVVTRQIALGLLTDTKDVAATDAVSFAKLDAICALPAGHPLARKKVIRLADLKGQPILSYEPTDMVRWGMDQLFIEGRLHEQVVATARYSVNIGTMVKEKLGIGLLHPVAAYDFLDSDLVLRRFEPSMPFHTLRVTPRSAAPSAQIDDLVRVMETTLDDVMRAVEDRMKR; encoded by the coding sequence ATGGATTTTCGGCACGTCGACGCCTTTCGGGCGCTGATGCTCACGCGCACGACCACCAAGGCCGCGCAAGTGCTCGGCACGTCGCAGTCGGCGGTGAGCCGGCTGGTGGCCGACCTTGAGCGGCTGACGCGGCTCACGCTGTTCGATCGTGCACGGGGCCGGCTGGAGCCGACTGCCGAAGCGTTGGCCTTGTTCGAAGAGGTGGAGCGCCGCTACGCCGGGCTCGAGAACATCCGCGAGTTCGCGCTGAACCTGCGCAACCCCGATCAGGCCGTGATTCGAGTGGGCTCGGTGGTGTCGTTCGGGTTGGGCTATTTCGCGCGTGTGATGGCCGGGTACCGTGCGGTGCATCCGAGCGTGCAGCTTGCACTGGTCACGGGGGCGTCGGATCTGATTCGCGATCAGGTCGTCACGCGTCAGATCGCGCTCGGGCTGCTCACCGACACCAAAGATGTGGCTGCCACCGACGCCGTGTCGTTCGCCAAGCTCGACGCCATTTGCGCGCTGCCGGCCGGTCATCCGCTGGCCCGCAAGAAGGTCATACGGCTCGCCGATCTGAAAGGGCAGCCGATCCTCTCGTACGAGCCCACCGACATGGTGCGCTGGGGCATGGACCAACTCTTTATCGAGGGCCGCCTGCATGAGCAGGTCGTGGCCACCGCGCGCTACTCCGTGAACATCGGCACGATGGTCAAGGAGAAACTCGGCATCGGCCTGCTGCACCCGGTGGCGGCCTACGACTTCCTCGACTCCGATCTCGTCCTGCGACGCTTCGAGCCGTCGATGCCGTTCCACACGCTGCGCGTCACGCCCCGCTCGGCGGCACCGAGCGCGCAGATCGACGACCTCGTGCGGGTGATGGAAACCACACTCGACGACGTGATGCGCGCGGTCGAAGATCGCATGAAGCGCTGA
- the gstA gene encoding glutathione transferase GstA, whose product MKLYHAPGSCSLAICIGLQETGLAAEVIRVDARKHLLNDGSNFYDVNELGYVPVLELDDGTCLREGVVIAQYLADQRPETGLVPAHGTLARYRLLEWLNFLSSEIHKGFIPLLYAVAAGKYVETARPKLAARFAWIDRQLEGQTYLMGDSFTVADAYLFAITRWGNANWMTSVYNADIDLSEYRHLRAWFARVSERASVREALAQDAA is encoded by the coding sequence ATGAAGCTGTATCACGCACCGGGAAGTTGTTCGCTGGCGATCTGTATCGGTTTGCAGGAGACAGGGTTGGCCGCGGAAGTAATTCGCGTCGACGCGCGCAAGCATCTGCTCAACGATGGCAGCAATTTCTACGACGTCAACGAGCTTGGCTACGTGCCGGTGCTGGAGCTCGATGATGGGACGTGCCTGCGAGAAGGCGTGGTCATCGCGCAGTATCTGGCCGATCAGCGCCCGGAAACCGGTCTGGTGCCTGCGCACGGCACGCTTGCCCGATACCGTCTGCTCGAATGGCTCAATTTCCTGAGCTCGGAGATCCACAAAGGCTTTATTCCGCTGCTGTATGCGGTGGCCGCAGGCAAGTATGTGGAGACGGCGCGCCCGAAGCTGGCGGCGCGATTCGCATGGATCGATCGTCAACTCGAAGGCCAGACATACCTCATGGGCGACTCGTTCACGGTGGCAGACGCGTACCTGTTCGCCATTACCCGCTGGGGCAATGCGAACTGGATGACATCGGTCTATAACGCCGATATCGATCTCAGCGAATACCGCCACCTGCGCGCTTGGTTCGCACGCGTTAGCGAGCGCGCATCGGTTCGCGAAGCGCTTGCGCAAGACGCGGCATAA
- a CDS encoding winged helix-turn-helix transcriptional regulator: MKESATGCSVEESMRLLGGRWRLLIVSYLLDGPKRFNDLRRDVPGISQRMLTLDLRALEDAGLVKRTVFAEVPVRVQYELTADGERLRPVVAVMQEFGLWLKARPTAADDAQ; the protein is encoded by the coding sequence ATGAAGGAAAGTGCGACCGGTTGTTCTGTCGAAGAATCGATGCGTTTGCTCGGTGGACGCTGGCGATTGCTGATCGTCTCCTACCTGCTCGACGGGCCGAAGCGATTCAATGATTTACGGCGCGACGTACCGGGTATTTCACAGCGCATGCTCACGCTCGATCTGCGCGCGCTGGAAGACGCCGGGTTGGTTAAGCGGACCGTGTTCGCCGAGGTGCCTGTCAGAGTTCAGTACGAACTCACCGCAGACGGTGAGCGCCTGCGCCCCGTGGTCGCCGTGATGCAGGAATTCGGCCTCTGGCTCAAGGCGCGTCCGACAGCGGCTGACGATGCACAGTGA